The following coding sequences are from one Thunnus maccoyii chromosome 17, fThuMac1.1, whole genome shotgun sequence window:
- the chgb gene encoding secretogranin-1 yields MRLLFVIVAALLTENLALPVGKEGQREDVVTRCLVEVLSKALSKPDSQLDQECKDILQAGVKHAPLDKKSGEGKEEVVKGHAEEPEAKGADVKDIEALLKSVEAKRDENPEDERSQESWSLGDEKEKRHGNEEEDEREKRNSWRPGRYHQKKHKRGEEEEDGERSQESWGLEKRSDEEGDERSKSNWRPGKHHHQTRHRRDEEPLGEEREEPEEERSQEYWDVDKRHGNEDEEERYKRIWKPTHRYHHKKKLHKRGDEASEEEEDDDRSQESWGLDDQRDKREWRTRRPHQRRHKRDEELSEEAREEPDEERSQESWGLDGERGKRDWRPGRFHQRRHKRDEELSEEAREEPDEERSQEYWDFDTGRDKRDWRPGRFHQRRHKRDEELSEEAREEPDEERSQEYWDFDTGRDKRDWRPGRFHQRRHKRDEELSEDEREEPDGDRSQEYWGFDKRHGTDEEEIEKRIWKPTHRYHHKKKFHKRGGGSSEEEEEQRNDSDDFEEDRDEALRYLAEKRNPWIYRGFYHPAWFKRDSEDHTATSNKMTELAKLLNYKINQLANQSHQEEPKRSTHQRALTPQEEKELENLVAMDMELQKIAAKLHDNNE; encoded by the exons ATGAGGcttctttttgttattgttgcgGCTCTGTTGACAG AAAATCTAGCGCTTCCAGTGGGAAAGGAAGGGCAGAGAGAAGATGtg GTAACAAGATGTTTGGTTGAAGTCTTGTCCAAAGCTCTCTCTAAACCGGACTCACAGCTGGATCAGGAATGCAAAGACATTCTCCAAGCAG GGGTTAAACATGCCCCACTGGACAAGAAGAGCGGAGAGGGGAAAGAAGAAGTGGTCAAAGGTCACGCAGAGGAGCCTGAGGCAAAGGGCGCAGATGTGAAAGACATCGAGGCACTTCTGAAATCTGTGGAGGCAAAGAGAGATGAAAACCCCGAAGACGAGCGCAGTCAGGAATCCTGGAGTCTTGGTgatgagaaggagaagagacaTGGGaacgaggaggaggatgagCGGGAGAAGAGGAACAGCTGGAGGCCTGGAAGATACCaccaaaagaaacacaaacgtggagaggaagaagaggacgGCGAGCGCAGTCAGGAGAGTTGGGGGTTAGAAAAGAGATCAGATGAAGAGGGTGATGAGAGATCAAAGAGTAACTGGAGACCTGGGAAACACCACCACCAAACAAGACACAGACGAGATGAGGAACCTTtaggagaagagagggaggagccAGAGGAAGAGCGCAGCCAAGAGTACTGGGATGTAGACAAAAGGCATGgaaatgaagatgaagaggagagataCAAGCGCATATGGAAACCCACCCATCGCTACCACCACAAGAAAAAGCTCCACAAACGTGGCGATGAAGCatctgaggaagaggaagacgaCGATCGAAGCCAGGAATCTTGGGGTCTTGATGATCAGAGAGACAAGAGGGAATGGAGGACTAGAAGGCCCCACCAGAGGAGACACAAACGTGACGAAGAACTCTCAGAGGAAGCCAGGGAAGAACCCGATGAAGAGCGCAGCCAGGAATCTTGGGGTCTTGAtggggagagaggaaagagagactGGAGGCCTGGCAGGTTCCACCAGAGGAGACACAAACGTGATGAAGAGCTCTCAGAGGAAGCCAGGGAAGAGCCCGATGAAGAGCGTAGCCAGGAGTACTGGGATTTTGACACCGGAAGAGACAAGCGGGACTGGAGGCCTGGCAGGTTCCACCAGAGGAGACACAAACGTGATGAAGAGCTCTCAGAGGAAGCCAGGGAAGAGCCCGATGAAGAGCGCAGCCAGGAGTACTGGGATTTTGACACCGGAAGAGACAAGCGGGACTGGAGGCCTGGCAGGTTCCACCAGAGGAGACACAAACGTGACGAAGAGCTCTCAGAGGACGAGAGAGAAGAGCCGGACGGGGATCGCAGCCAGGAGTACTGGGGTTTCGACAAAAGACACGGAACAGAcgaggaagaaatagaaaaacGTATATGGAAACCAACACACCGATACCACCATAAGAAGAAATTTCACAAGCGTGGCGGAGGATCatcagaagaagaggaagaacagaGGAATGATTCAGATGATTTTGAGGAAGACAGGGACGAAGCTCTGAG GTATCTTGCAGAGAAGCGCAATCCATGGATTTACAGAGGCTTCTACCATCCTGCCTGGTTTAAAAGGGATTCAGAAGACCACACTGCAACCTCAAACAAG ATGACCGAATTGGCCAAGTTGCTGAACTATAAAATAAACCAGCTGGCCAACCAGTCTCATCAAGAGGAGCCAAAGAGAAGCACACATCAGAGAGCACTTACCCCGCAGGAG GAAAAAGAGCTGGAAAACCTGGTGGCAATGGACATGGAGCTGCAGAAAATTGCTGCCAAGTTGCATGAcaacaatgaataa
- the trmt6 gene encoding tRNA (adenine(58)-N(1))-methyltransferase non-catalytic subunit TRM6, whose translation MADNGDEESQYRIKEGDYVVLKRGDIFKAVQIQTRKKVIFEKQWFFLDNAVGQLYSTTFEIVSGGNLQPQTPKNTESSSDAKEAGTDNRNIVDDGKSQKLTRDDIETLKEQGLKGQEIIQQLIDNSSTFKDKTEYAQDKYIKKKKKKYENIVTILKPSCRILAMMYHGREPGKICHLRYDTLSQMLTLANIHAGSKVLVFETCAGLVLGSVMERMGGYGSVIQMYPGGGPVRAGVESFGFPAHFHNMLHDFPICHVNALLAGTLDTTAKDTSSADSKQSNLATEEGETQPESEQQGSPEEQSMETNTGTDDGQDQEKEKERRKEAKAQEKKVKLEEKRKKLAAAAALLEGRNADGLVIASRFHPCPVLMGLLKFLSPSRPFVVYSQYKEPLIECYTKLREHGGTINLRLTDTWLRHYQVLPNRTHPVLLMSGGGGYLLSGTTVATDHSKPAGPRRTEEPAPKRLKLTDTVE comes from the exons ATGGCGGATAACGGAGACGAAGAGTCCCAGTACAGAATTAAAGAGGGCGACTACGTTGTGTTGAAACGTGGAGATATCTTTAAAGCTGTGCAAATTCAAACGAGAAA GAAGGTGATTTTTGAGAAGCAGTGGTTCTTCTTGGACAATGCAGTGGGACAGCTGTACAGTACTACGTTTGAGATtgtgtctggagggaatctgCAGCCTCAAACGCCCAAGAACACAGAGAGCTCCTCAG ATGCCAAGGAGGCAGGCACAGACAACAGAAACATTGTAGATGATGGGAAATCACAGAAACTAACCAGGGATGACATCGAGACGCTCAAAGAGCAAGGTCTGAAGGGTCAG GAAATCATTCAGCAGCTAATAGATAACAGCTCGACATTCAAAGATAAGACTGAGTATGCCCAAGATAAGTAcatcaagaagaaaaagaagaa GTATGAAAATATCGTGACTATTCTAAAACCGTCCTGTCGCATCCTGGCTATGATGTACCATGGCCGAGAACCAGGGAAGATCTG CCACCTGCGGTATGACACGCTCTCCCAGATGCTGACTCTGGCTAACATCCATGCTGGCAGCAAAGTTTTGGTGTTTGAGACTTGCGCTGGCCTCGTGCTGGGATCTGTCATGGAGAGAATGGGAG GCTACGGCTCAGTAATCCAAATGTACCCAGGAGGTGGGCCAGTTCGGGCGGGTGTTGAGAGCTTTGGCTTCCCTGCGCATTTTCACAATATGCTGCACGACTTTCCCATCTGCCATGTCAACGCTCTGCTGGCAGGCACACTGGACACCACTGCCAAAGACACCAGTAGTGCTG ATTCAAAGCAGTCCAACTTGGCCACTGAGGAGGGAGAAACCCAGCCTGAGTCAGAGCAGCAGGGCAGTCCAGAGGAACAGAGCATGGAGACAAACACTGGCACCGACGATGGCCAGGAccaggaaaaagagaaggagagacgcAAAGAAGCCAAA gcTCAGGAAAAAAAGGTGAAGCTGGAAGAGAAGCGGAAGAAGCTGGCAGCGGCTGCTGCCCTGCTGGAGGGCAGAAATGCAGACGG GTTGGTCATAGCCAGTCGGTTTCACCCCTGTCCAGTCCTGATGGGCCTGCTGAAATTCCTCTCCCCCTCCAGGCCTTTTGTAGTGTACTCCCAATACAAAGAG CCTCTTATTGAGTGCTACACGAAACTCAGGGAACACGGCGGTACCATCAACCTCAGACTCACAGACACTTGGCTCAGACATTACCAG GTGTTGCCTAACAGGACGCATCCTGTGCTACTGAtgagtgggggtgggggttaCCTCCTCTCAGGGACAACGGTTGCCACGGACCACTCCAAACCTGCAGGCCCCCGGAGAACCGAGGAACCAGCACCAAAGAGACTGAAACTGACAGACACTGTAGAATAA
- the fermt1 gene encoding fermitin family homolog 1 — translation MITAAEYGDTSWELSVHVDQKDGDESMRFKLRVKGDLHIGGLMLKLVEKIKAPQDWSDHALWWEQRKCWLLKTHWTLDKYGVQADADLRYTPQHKPLLLQLPNMKTIKMTVSFSCVVFKTVTEICQILNIRRPEELSLLKPPDDPSKKKKKKDKNSAHNDIWDIDLPGGSGAMYSKTMTATYDPENGMPVSATSLWFGENPLAECLPNLPPAELAKIYQPLSLVDKAINNAGWLDSSRSLMEQDIQDEDKLLLRFKYNVFFDLNPKYDAVRITQLYEQARWSVLLEEIDCTEEEMLMFASLQYHICKLTMSNEPLDHSNEPEIDEVEAALSNLEVTLEGGHTDRILEDITDIPELADSLRLFRPKRLTLRPYKEYWFVFKDTTISYYKNKETSNGEPIEQFHLRGCEVVPDVNVTDKKFGIKLLLPVADGMNEVYIRCDNETQYAKWKAACILASKGKTMAYSSYKSEVKNIQSFLQMKSLAPPPGHAAPDLDAMDMNAECFVSPRYAKKHKTKQLTARILEAHQNIARLSLMEAKMRFIQAWQSLPEFGINYYIVRFKGSKKDEILGISYNRLIRLDMSSGLPVTTWRFANMKQWNVNWEIRQVTIEFDQNVTIAFCCLSCDCKVVHEFIGGYIFLSTRSKDQNETLDDELFHKLTGGQE, via the exons ATGATCACAGCTGCAGAATATGGAGACACATCATGGGAGCTGTCCGTGCATGTGGATCAAAAAGACGGGGATGAGTCCATGAGATTTAAACTGAGAGTGAAGGGTGATTTGCACATTGGAGGCCTCATGCTTAAACTGGTGGAGAAGATCA aagCCCCTCAGGACTGGTCAGACCATGCCCTGTGGTGGGAACAGAGAAAATGCTGGCTGCTGAAGACCCACTGGACCTTGGACAAATATGGAGTTCAG GCGGACGCTGACCTGCGCTACACACCCCAGCACAAACCCCTTTTGTTGCAGCTCCCCAATATGAAAACCATCAAAATGACTGTCAGCTTCTCCTGCGTCGTCTTCAAGACGGTGACAGAGATCTGTCAAATACTCA ACATCAGGAGGCCAGAGGAACTGTCCCTGCTAAAGCCTCCAGATGATCCctccaagaagaagaagaagaaagacaagaacTCGGCACACAATGACATCTGGGACATCGATTTACCCGGAGGATCAG GCGCAATGTACAGTAAGACCATGACGGCAACCTACGACCCAGAGAACGGGATGCCAGTGTCTGCCACGAGCCTTTGGTTTGGAGAAAACCCTTTAGCTGAATGCCTGCCCAACTTGCCACCTGCTGAGCTGGCCAAGATATACCAGCCACTCTCGCTGGTGGACAAAGCAATCAACAATGCAGG GTGGTTGGACTCATCTCGTTCTCTTATGGAACAAGACATTCAAGATGAGGACAAGCTATTGCTGCGCTTTAAGTACAATGTCTTCTTTGACCTCAACCCTAAA tatgATGCTGTCAGGATAACCCAGCTGTATGAACAGGCTCGCTGGTCCGTCCTGCTGGAGGAGATAGATTGCACTGAGGAAGAAATGCTGATGTTTGCTTCACTGCAG tatcaCATTTGTAAACTGACAATGTCAAATGAGCCACTGGACCACTCCAACGAACCAGAAATAGATGAAGTAGAGGCCGCCCTATCCAACCTTGAGGTGACACTTGAAGgtggacacacagacagaattctg GAAGACATTACAGACATTCCAGAGCTGGCAGATTCCCTCCGGCTGTTTAG ACCAAAAAGACTGACACTCCGGCCTTACAAAGAGTACTGGTTTGTATTCAAGGATACCACCATCTCCTACTACAAGAACAAGGAGACCTCCAACGGAGAACCCATAGAGCAGTTTCACCTTCGAG GCTGTGAGGTAGTCCCCGACGTCAACGTCACAGACAAGAAGTTTGGCATCAAGCTCCTGCTGCCAGTTGCTGATGGGATGAACGAGGTGTACATCCGATGTGACAAT GAAACACAATATGCCAAGTGGAAAGCAGCATGTATCCTAGCCTCCAAAGGCAAGACAATGGCCTACAGCTCCTACAAGTCAGAAGTGAAGAACATCCAGTCGTTCTTGCAAATGAAGAGCCTGGCGCCCCCTCCTGGCCATGCAGCTCCCGACCTTGACGCTATGGACATGAATGCTGAGTGTTTTGTTTCCCCACGCTACGCCAAGAAGCACAAGACCAAACAG CTGACAGCACGAATCCTTGAGGCCCATCAGAACATAGCACGGTTGTCCCTAATGGAGGCCAAGATGCGCTTCATCCAGGCCTGGCAGTCACTCCCAGAGTTTGGTATCAACTACTACATTGTTAG ATTTAAGGGCAGTAAGAAAGATGAGATTCTTGGGATCTCATACAATCGTCTGATTCGTCTTGACATGTCCTCTGGCCTGCCTGTCACTACGTGGAGGTTCGCCAATATGAAGCAGTGGAACGTCAACTGGGAGATAAGACAG GTGACCATAGAGTTTGACCAGAATGTGACAATAGCCTTCTGCTGTTTGAGCTGTGACTGCAAGGTGGTCCATGAGTTCATTGGCGGTTACATCTTCCTCTCCACACGATCTAAAGACCAGAACGAGACGCTAGATGACGAACTGTTCCATAAACTTACTGGAGGCCAAGAATGA